The Methanomethylovorans hollandica DSM 15978 genome includes a region encoding these proteins:
- the fen gene encoding flap endonuclease-1, which yields MGTQIGSLLTKNPTTYEELAGKVIAIDAYNTIYQFLSAIRQKNGSLLTDASGNPTSHLTGLFSRTCKLRDANIKPIFIFDGKPPQMKERTLEKRKECKQLAARNYEIAREGGDLEGMKKFAQGTSCITPHILKESKKLLELMGIPWMQAESEAEAQAAFMTLRGDADLVGSQDYDAFLFGAKNVVRNLGSTGKRKLPGKAAYVPKNPEHISLANSLGQLNITREQLIDVAICIGTDFNEGIHRVGPKTALKLILRHRDINTLLREEKKEINTCVSVEEIRDFFMNPPVTTDYTLRWKKPRSDELFEFLVKKHSFSEKQIIKNTGILENKARGESQSCLGDW from the coding sequence ATGGGTACTCAAATTGGTTCATTGCTCACAAAAAATCCTACAACTTACGAGGAACTGGCAGGTAAAGTGATAGCTATCGATGCATACAATACGATCTATCAGTTCCTTAGTGCCATCCGACAAAAGAATGGCTCTTTATTAACTGACGCTTCAGGTAACCCTACTTCCCATCTTACCGGACTGTTCTCACGGACCTGCAAACTAAGAGATGCCAATATCAAACCCATTTTCATATTTGATGGCAAACCACCGCAAATGAAAGAACGTACACTGGAGAAACGCAAGGAGTGTAAACAGCTTGCAGCCCGTAATTATGAGATCGCAAGAGAGGGGGGTGATCTGGAGGGTATGAAGAAATTCGCTCAGGGAACTTCCTGTATCACACCTCATATACTGAAGGAATCAAAAAAGCTCCTTGAACTTATGGGCATTCCATGGATGCAGGCTGAATCCGAAGCAGAGGCCCAGGCAGCGTTCATGACGTTGCGCGGGGATGCTGATCTTGTAGGATCACAGGACTATGACGCTTTTCTTTTCGGAGCCAAGAATGTTGTGCGTAATCTGGGGAGCACAGGCAAACGAAAACTCCCCGGAAAGGCTGCATATGTTCCAAAGAACCCGGAACATATTTCCCTTGCAAATTCCCTGGGACAGCTGAACATCACACGTGAACAACTTATCGATGTTGCCATCTGTATCGGCACAGATTTCAATGAAGGTATACATCGGGTGGGTCCGAAGACCGCGCTTAAGCTCATTCTCAGGCACAGGGATATTAACACGCTGCTCAGGGAAGAGAAAAAAGAGATCAATACATGTGTTTCTGTAGAGGAGATAAGGGATTTCTTTATGAACCCTCCGGTAACAACCGATTATACCCTCAGATGGAAAAAGCCGAGGTCAGATGAATTATTTGAATTCCTGGTCAAAAAACATAGTTTTTCTGAAAAACAGATCATAAAGAATACTGGGATCCTGGAAAACAAAGCCAGAGGTGAATCCCAGTCCTGCCTTGGAGATTGGTAA
- a CDS encoding methionine biosynthesis protein MetW, with translation MVGLIFMDTFEIHDEEVNVEEIMNKIRENISKRKAHGTYPPELDAASKHSTGDKKCAIGEIKGEIADDLLNLKINCDIQNNSYIISSHRPIVGIPLTKSRKLVHGEVRRYVDPMVFKQTTFNQYAAKILNDAVYRLSSMENVIGETKCQHSSRSKNLQQITKENYERLLDLQSETDERLLDIEDKIEALKQETKDETILNTKMCELVDQLRADMENSLSKLRTEMVDPLRTDMENSLSKLRTEMVDPLRTDMENSLSRLRTEMKKDNEAMISSFIAAMDMDIEKKAWLAQVLDKRNLQGISQAEKLLKPPQLDSGVNYFVFEDKFRGAREDVAQRQTAFLRYFEGCKNVLDIGCGRGEFLQTMREHGIGARGVDLDETMVDYCHAKGLEVQLDDAFEYMEKLDDASLDGIFIDQVVEHLEPSYLIRLLDLCFKKMKYGFYLIAETVNPLSFSSFANFYIDLTHIKPVHPETLRFLFESTGFREIKTVFSSPVPDSLRLQKLVTSEVANDTEKYQIEVYNRNIEMLNTTLYGAQDYAMIGKK, from the coding sequence ATGGTGGGACTGATATTTATGGATACTTTCGAAATACATGATGAAGAAGTTAATGTTGAAGAGATCATGAACAAGATAAGGGAGAATATCAGCAAACGGAAAGCACACGGAACTTATCCGCCTGAACTTGATGCCGCATCCAAGCATTCGACAGGGGACAAAAAATGTGCAATAGGAGAGATAAAAGGGGAGATCGCCGATGACCTCCTTAACCTTAAAATCAATTGTGATATTCAAAATAACAGTTATATAATTAGTTCCCACCGTCCTATTGTAGGGATACCTCTCACCAAAAGCAGAAAACTGGTACATGGAGAAGTCCGAAGATATGTGGATCCAATGGTCTTTAAGCAGACAACTTTTAACCAATATGCTGCAAAAATTCTCAATGATGCAGTCTATAGGCTTTCAAGTATGGAAAATGTAATTGGTGAAACCAAATGCCAGCACTCTTCTCGATCGAAAAATCTGCAACAGATAACTAAAGAAAATTATGAGAGATTATTGGATCTGCAGAGCGAAACCGATGAAAGACTATTGGATATCGAAGATAAGATAGAAGCCCTGAAGCAGGAGACCAAAGATGAGACAATTCTCAATACCAAGATGTGTGAACTGGTCGATCAGCTTAGAGCTGATATGGAAAACTCTCTTTCTAAACTAAGAACTGAAATGGTCGACCCGCTTAGAACTGATATGGAAAATTCTCTTTCTAAACTAAGAACTGAAATGGTCGACCCGCTTAGAACTGATATGGAAAATTCTCTTTCCAGACTAAGAACTGAAATGAAAAAAGATAACGAAGCCATGATAAGTTCATTCATTGCAGCAATGGACATGGATATAGAGAAAAAGGCATGGCTTGCACAAGTCCTTGATAAGAGGAACTTGCAGGGGATCTCACAGGCGGAGAAGCTTTTAAAACCACCTCAGCTGGACAGCGGTGTGAATTATTTTGTTTTTGAGGATAAATTCCGGGGAGCACGGGAGGATGTCGCTCAGCGGCAGACTGCTTTTCTCCGTTATTTCGAAGGATGTAAGAATGTGCTGGACATTGGTTGTGGCAGAGGGGAATTCCTTCAGACCATGCGTGAACACGGGATAGGAGCCCGTGGAGTGGATCTTGATGAAACCATGGTAGATTACTGTCATGCAAAGGGTCTTGAGGTGCAGCTTGATGACGCGTTCGAGTATATGGAGAAGCTGGACGATGCAAGCCTTGATGGCATATTCATAGATCAGGTTGTAGAGCATCTGGAACCTTCGTACCTTATCAGATTACTGGATTTATGTTTCAAAAAGATGAAGTACGGATTCTATCTCATTGCAGAGACTGTCAATCCACTTTCTTTTTCATCTTTTGCAAATTTCTACATTGACCTTACACACATCAAGCCTGTTCATCCCGAAACTTTAAGGTTCCTCTTTGAATCCACAGGTTTTCGGGAGATAAAAACCGTATTTTCATCTCCGGTACCCGACTCTCTGAGGTTGCAGAAGCTTGTGACAAGTGAAGTGGCAAATGATACGGAAAAGTATCAGATTGAAGTTTACAACCGGAACATCGAAATGTTAAATACTACTCTTTACGGTGCGCAGGATTATGCTATGATAGGAAAAAAATAG
- a CDS encoding nitroreductase family protein, protein MTISTEIDVHQYRKPEINIDELFVRRWSPRAMSGQSVPDKDLMRLFEAARWAPSASNEQPWRFIYAKKGTKYWDVFFDLVAEGNKRWCKNAAVLMVIISKIRFTKYDAENRTHSFSAGSAFENLQLQATNLGLVVHPFAGFDENKAAEALGIPEEYYVDVMVAIGMPGKIGNLEEKDRIREFPSDRMKLNELIFEGKFDEK, encoded by the coding sequence ATGACAATTTCAACAGAAATAGATGTGCATCAATACAGAAAGCCGGAAATTAACATTGATGAGTTATTCGTCAGGAGATGGTCTCCAAGAGCAATGTCAGGACAGTCTGTTCCTGATAAGGACCTCATGCGTTTATTCGAGGCTGCAAGATGGGCACCAAGCGCCAGCAATGAGCAGCCATGGAGATTCATTTATGCAAAAAAGGGAACAAAGTACTGGGATGTGTTCTTTGATCTGGTTGCAGAAGGCAATAAAAGATGGTGCAAGAATGCTGCAGTTCTTATGGTGATCATTTCAAAAATCAGATTTACAAAATATGATGCAGAAAACAGGACACATTCATTCTCAGCTGGTTCAGCCTTTGAGAATTTGCAATTGCAGGCAACTAATCTGGGGTTGGTTGTTCACCCATTTGCGGGTTTTGATGAGAATAAGGCTGCTGAAGCATTAGGGATTCCCGAAGAATACTATGTAGATGTCATGGTAGCAATAGGAATGCCTGGTAAGATCGGCAATTTAGAAGAAAAAGACAGGATAAGAGAATTTCCCTCTGATAGAATGAAACTCAATGAACTGATCTTTGAAGGTAAGTTTGATGAAAAGTGA
- a CDS encoding H/ACA ribonucleoprotein complex subunit GAR1, which yields MKRLGTVLHAFGNGTLIIQGDDKAPKGEKPHVNSSVMDKTVKRIGKVTNYFGPVANPYYTVKLDRKVNTLEARHYLNERLYVQ from the coding sequence ATGAAAAGACTTGGAACAGTGCTTCACGCTTTTGGGAATGGAACTCTTATCATTCAAGGAGATGATAAGGCGCCCAAAGGGGAAAAGCCTCACGTGAATTCTTCTGTGATGGACAAAACTGTCAAGAGGATTGGCAAGGTCACCAACTATTTTGGTCCTGTGGCAAATCCATATTATACTGTGAAACTTGACAGGAAAGTCAATACTTTGGAAGCTCGGCATTATTTGAATGAACGTCTATATGTCCAATGA
- a CDS encoding mechanosensitive ion channel family protein, with protein sequence MAESDVVTMITEFENINPDTVFSSFVIIILALFISKIVTFILTKFSEMSWKYRLHLKTIIPLSKILIYSLAIYYISTSVFELSFNQLALFSGLIGAAIGFGLRNFFEDIVAGVAIVMEKTYQVGDRIQMGDYYGEVKEIGLRATRLVTPDDSLVSAPNNLVFTKSVASGNSGSSEMMATLDIYIENDSDVDLAMKILREAVVTSRYVYISPTRPVVILLNDYPFYKGLKARSYVNDLRDEFVFRSDVTRRTWNEFYKRGIKPPKAHIMNYENTAG encoded by the coding sequence ATGGCTGAAAGCGATGTTGTTACAATGATCACGGAATTTGAAAATATAAATCCAGATACTGTGTTTTCATCCTTTGTCATCATAATACTTGCCCTTTTTATTTCTAAAATTGTGACATTTATACTGACAAAGTTTTCAGAGATGTCGTGGAAGTACAGGCTACATTTAAAGACTATAATACCCCTCTCTAAAATCCTTATTTACTCATTGGCGATATATTACATCTCAACATCTGTATTTGAACTTTCGTTCAATCAACTAGCATTATTTAGTGGTCTTATTGGTGCTGCAATTGGTTTTGGCCTGCGGAACTTTTTTGAGGATATTGTGGCAGGAGTGGCGATCGTAATGGAAAAAACATATCAGGTTGGAGACAGGATCCAGATGGGTGACTATTATGGAGAGGTCAAGGAGATAGGCCTCAGAGCTACCCGTCTTGTAACTCCTGATGACAGTCTCGTATCGGCTCCGAACAATCTGGTGTTCACAAAAAGTGTGGCAAGCGGCAATTCAGGCAGTTCAGAAATGATGGCAACGCTGGATATTTACATTGAGAACGATTCTGATGTAGACCTGGCAATGAAGATATTGAGGGAAGCAGTCGTTACTTCAAGATATGTATATATATCCCCAACAAGACCTGTTGTCATCCTCCTGAACGACTATCCCTTCTACAAAGGTTTGAAGGCAAGGTCATATGTGAATGATCTCAGGGATGAATTCGTATTCAGATCCGATGTAACCCGGAGAACCTGGAACGAATTCTATAAAAGAGGCATAAAACCTCCAAAAGCACATATCATGAACTATGAGAACACAGCAGGATGA
- a CDS encoding ABC transporter ATP-binding protein, with the protein MSVIKVQELEKSFRIPHEKRTTLFETLTGMFKPESYEVFNALKDINFDVKEGEFFGIIGENGSGKSTLLKIIAGILYPSSGEVHIRKRVTPFLELGVGFQSDMTAVENIKTYGTIMGMSKHDIRSRTDDILEFAGLEKFRDAKLKNFSSGMQVRLAFSTAIQTDPEILLMDEVLAVGDMDFQQKCLDVLNNYRKEGVTIVFVSHDLGAVRRFCDRTLLLHKGEQIALGSTAEVIDRYVYGDQDKSISEPVSCVVENDPVILTDEQPPVACSRWGDQKIEISNVELYDKFGNLSNRFNSFDAMTIRIMYHAHKKVFDPVFGIALYSEKGENVYGTNTELKEIEIDSVEGQGHIDLKIESISLLSGRFLLTVAIHSRRHEPYDWHDKLYHFDVIPTSRDAGIFNVPCKWII; encoded by the coding sequence ATGTCTGTGATAAAAGTGCAGGAGCTGGAAAAATCATTCCGGATTCCTCATGAAAAACGCACCACACTTTTCGAAACACTTACAGGCATGTTCAAGCCTGAATCATATGAAGTGTTCAACGCTTTAAAAGACATTAACTTTGATGTGAAAGAAGGTGAATTCTTTGGCATTATTGGAGAGAACGGAAGCGGTAAAAGCACTCTGCTAAAGATAATTGCTGGTATCCTTTATCCTTCCTCCGGTGAAGTGCATATCCGCAAAAGAGTCACACCCTTCCTTGAACTTGGTGTTGGTTTCCAGTCAGATATGACAGCTGTGGAAAACATAAAGACCTATGGTACTATAATGGGAATGTCCAAGCATGACATCAGATCAAGGACAGATGACATTTTAGAATTCGCAGGACTTGAGAAATTCAGGGATGCCAAATTAAAGAACTTTTCTTCCGGAATGCAGGTAAGGCTTGCTTTTTCTACCGCTATCCAGACCGACCCTGAGATCTTACTTATGGATGAAGTGCTCGCAGTGGGTGATATGGATTTTCAGCAGAAATGCCTCGATGTGCTGAACAACTACCGTAAAGAAGGAGTAACTATCGTGTTTGTGTCCCACGACCTGGGTGCTGTCAGAAGGTTCTGTGACAGAACATTATTACTGCATAAGGGCGAACAGATCGCTTTAGGAAGTACAGCTGAAGTGATCGATAGGTATGTGTATGGAGATCAGGATAAAAGCATTTCAGAACCTGTCAGCTGCGTAGTTGAAAACGACCCTGTTATTCTTACCGATGAGCAGCCGCCGGTTGCTTGCTCACGGTGGGGCGATCAAAAAATAGAGATAAGCAATGTAGAACTCTATGATAAATTTGGTAATTTGAGTAACAGATTCAACTCCTTTGATGCAATGACCATAAGGATCATGTATCATGCTCATAAAAAAGTGTTTGATCCTGTTTTTGGCATTGCCTTGTATTCAGAAAAAGGAGAGAATGTCTATGGAACCAATACAGAACTGAAGGAGATAGAAATTGATTCTGTCGAAGGTCAAGGCCATATAGATCTGAAAATAGAGAGTATCTCTCTGCTCTCTGGAAGATTTCTATTAACTGTTGCCATACATAGTCGTAGACATGAACCTTATGACTGGCATGATAAACTATATCATTTTGATGTGATACCTACAAGCAGGGATGCAGGTATATTCAATGTGCCTTGTAAATGGATAATATGA
- a CDS encoding DUF1648 domain-containing protein, translated as MGEAKIHKDTNIVEAFTLVILLSLFAYVIINWDMIPEQIPSHFNFQGQIDSWSNKNMILFPVLFCLCLYLLMCLLLYAQHDHNTQT; from the coding sequence ATGGGTGAAGCAAAAATACACAAAGACACAAATATAGTCGAGGCGTTTACACTTGTTATTCTGCTATCCTTATTTGCCTATGTGATAATCAATTGGGATATGATCCCTGAGCAAATACCCTCACATTTCAACTTTCAGGGCCAAATAGACAGCTGGAGCAACAAAAACATGATATTGTTCCCTGTTCTTTTCTGCCTGTGCCTCTATCTACTTATGTGCCTATTACTATACGCGCAACATGATCACAATACTCAAACTTGA
- a CDS encoding transcription initiation factor IIB, which translates to MVEVERVRYSDTSEREKIRAMIKARKEKEQNAEVENATVQCPECGSRNLVQDYERAELVCSECGLVVDAEFVDEGPEWRAFDHDQRMKRSRVGAPMTYTIHDKGLSTMIDWRNRDSYGKSISSKNRAQLYRLRKWQRRIRVSNATERNLAFALSELDRMASALGLPRTVRETAAVVYRKAVDKNLIRGRSIEGVAAAALYAACRQCSVPRTLDEIGEVSRVSRKEIGRTYRFISRELSLKLMPTSPIDYVPRFCSGLNLKGEVQSKGVEILRQASEKELTSGRGPTGVAAAAIYIASILCGERRTQREVADVAGVTEVTIRNRYKELAEELDIEIIL; encoded by the coding sequence ATGGTCGAAGTCGAAAGGGTACGGTATTCAGACACTTCTGAAAGAGAAAAAATACGTGCAATGATAAAAGCACGTAAAGAGAAAGAACAAAATGCAGAAGTTGAGAATGCAACGGTCCAGTGTCCGGAATGCGGTAGCCGCAATCTCGTGCAGGACTATGAAAGAGCTGAACTTGTGTGTTCTGAATGTGGTCTTGTAGTGGATGCGGAATTCGTGGATGAAGGACCTGAGTGGCGTGCTTTCGATCACGACCAGAGAATGAAACGCTCCCGTGTGGGCGCACCCATGACATATACCATACATGACAAGGGTCTGTCCACAATGATCGACTGGAGGAACCGCGATTCTTATGGAAAATCTATTTCCTCCAAGAACAGGGCACAGCTTTACAGGTTAAGGAAATGGCAGCGCAGGATAAGAGTCAGTAACGCCACTGAAAGGAACCTGGCCTTTGCGTTATCAGAGCTTGATAGGATGGCATCGGCTCTTGGTCTTCCCAGAACGGTGCGTGAAACAGCTGCTGTCGTGTACAGAAAAGCAGTTGACAAGAACCTTATCCGTGGAAGAAGTATTGAAGGTGTGGCCGCAGCTGCCTTATATGCAGCATGTCGCCAGTGCAGTGTGCCAAGGACACTTGATGAGATCGGAGAGGTTTCAAGGGTCAGCAGGAAAGAGATCGGGAGGACCTATAGGTTCATTTCCAGAGAACTTTCCCTTAAATTAATGCCCACTTCACCCATCGATTATGTCCCAAGGTTCTGCTCAGGCCTTAATCTTAAAGGTGAGGTGCAGTCCAAGGGAGTGGAGATTCTGCGGCAGGCTTCCGAGAAAGAGCTTACCAGCGGTCGAGGGCCAACAGGTGTAGCTGCAGCTGCAATCTATATCGCATCTATTCTCTGTGGTGAGAGAAGGACCCAGAGAGAAGTCGCAGATGTAGCAGGCGTTACCGAGGTCACTATCCGCAACAGGTACAAAGAACTGGCCGAAGAGCTGGACATAGAGATCATTCTCTAA
- a CDS encoding DUF1059 domain-containing protein: MKMRIIKCSDIGLSCNFMAHGYDLDEVEKTMWDHIETEHKDMIKDMSDYDLHQLKHRVSTFLGRSCGCGHLEKPGEDYDSNACNTLYRIRNFHKGL, encoded by the coding sequence ATGAAAATGAGGATCATAAAATGCAGTGATATAGGCCTCTCCTGTAACTTCATGGCCCATGGCTATGATCTGGATGAGGTTGAAAAGACCATGTGGGATCATATTGAAACGGAACACAAGGACATGATCAAAGACATGTCGGATTATGATCTGCATCAGCTCAAGCATCGTGTATCAACTTTTCTGGGCAGAAGCTGCGGTTGCGGGCATCTGGAAAAACCAGGGGAGGATTATGATAGTAACGCTTGTAACACATTGTACCGGATCCGCAATTTCCACAAAGGCCTCTGA
- a CDS encoding ABC transporter permease, whose protein sequence is MSVKHITTLYAYRQLIWQLAWSEFKMRYKNSVLGYFWSLLEPLLMLTVLYYVFSHIMKMQIENYQLFLLLGIIIWNFLSRATTIGMNCIVGKPGMIKKIYFPRDIFVISACLTALLMSVFESLVFVLFMIYFKVPLSVYILQAPIILICLFILSTGLSLALAALNVLYRDVQFIWAVFLQAGYFATPILYTLEVFPENLRSIVLLNPFARVIIAARETIIYASPMQTGDMIFMGVASIIFLIIGYAIFNKIEPRFAEEI, encoded by the coding sequence ATGTCGGTCAAACACATTACAACTCTATATGCTTACAGACAATTGATATGGCAATTAGCTTGGAGTGAGTTCAAAATGAGGTACAAGAACTCTGTTTTAGGGTATTTCTGGTCACTCCTGGAACCTTTGCTCATGCTTACTGTCCTCTATTATGTGTTTTCTCACATTATGAAAATGCAGATAGAGAATTACCAGCTTTTTCTGTTACTGGGTATCATCATTTGGAACTTTCTTAGCCGTGCAACGACCATTGGGATGAATTGCATCGTTGGAAAGCCAGGTATGATTAAAAAGATATATTTTCCCAGAGACATATTTGTGATCTCAGCATGCCTGACAGCATTGCTTATGAGTGTTTTTGAATCCCTGGTATTTGTGTTGTTCATGATCTATTTTAAGGTACCATTGTCAGTGTACATACTGCAGGCTCCAATTATATTGATCTGCCTCTTTATCCTGTCTACTGGTCTTTCTCTGGCTTTAGCAGCTCTTAATGTGCTTTATCGGGATGTGCAGTTCATCTGGGCTGTATTTCTGCAGGCAGGTTACTTTGCAACTCCCATTTTGTATACATTAGAAGTCTTTCCTGAAAATCTGCGAAGCATAGTGCTTCTGAACCCGTTTGCAAGGGTGATCATTGCTGCAAGAGAAACAATCATCTATGCATCACCCATGCAAACAGGGGATATGATATTCATGGGCGTAGCATCCATCATTTTCCTTATTATAGGATATGCGATTTTCAATAAGATCGAGCCCCGTTTTGCGGAGGAGATATGA
- a CDS encoding class I SAM-dependent methyltransferase translates to MNRQCIRVDKKKGEHVRKLLMEKGLLDTSVRIASDDSCIYIPLIPAANATDLSLEDALVTEREFVMHERPATLEHMLGYTPRYEVIGSIALLESGETDLERAADALLQANPHIKTVLAALSPVEGEFRTRRFIFIKGENTTHTVHKEYGCRYAVDMEKAYFTPRLATERSRILEQVREGEVITDMFAGVGPFSILIAKNRPSCRVVAIDKNPEAVKFLRHNIALNAVSNVEAIEGDAKAEVRNYAGIADHVIMNLPHTAQEFLDAAMVVAKPGTVIHYYDITPEDDLYSSSLAHIEAAAQRAGFGIEPIATRIVRSYSPHQFNVCIEVRIQGRGR, encoded by the coding sequence ATGAACAGGCAATGTATTCGGGTTGACAAGAAAAAAGGTGAACATGTCCGGAAACTCCTTATGGAAAAAGGATTACTGGATACTTCAGTACGCATTGCTTCAGATGATTCCTGCATATATATTCCTCTTATCCCTGCCGCGAACGCCACTGATTTGTCACTGGAAGATGCACTGGTCACTGAACGTGAGTTCGTGATGCATGAAAGGCCAGCTACTCTGGAACATATGCTGGGCTACACACCCAGATATGAAGTAATAGGTAGCATAGCCCTGCTGGAATCCGGGGAAACGGACCTTGAGAGGGCAGCAGATGCATTGCTGCAGGCAAACCCGCATATCAAAACTGTGCTGGCGGCATTATCCCCCGTGGAGGGAGAATTCCGCACCCGCAGGTTCATATTCATCAAGGGCGAAAACACGACACATACGGTTCACAAAGAATATGGTTGCAGGTATGCTGTTGACATGGAGAAAGCGTATTTTACTCCCCGACTTGCCACGGAACGCTCCAGGATACTGGAACAGGTACGGGAAGGGGAGGTGATCACAGACATGTTCGCAGGTGTAGGGCCTTTCAGCATCCTTATCGCGAAGAACCGGCCTTCATGCCGTGTTGTAGCCATTGACAAAAATCCGGAAGCTGTTAAGTTCCTCAGGCACAACATCGCTCTTAATGCGGTCAGCAATGTGGAGGCTATCGAAGGGGATGCAAAGGCAGAGGTCCGGAACTATGCAGGGATAGCAGACCATGTCATCATGAACCTGCCACATACTGCTCAGGAATTCCTGGATGCGGCCATGGTTGTTGCAAAGCCCGGAACTGTGATCCATTACTACGACATCACACCTGAGGATGACCTGTACTCCTCTTCCCTTGCTCACATAGAAGCCGCCGCACAAAGGGCCGGTTTTGGTATTGAGCCCATTGCCACGCGTATCGTGCGCTCTTATTCTCCACATCAATTCAACGTCTGCATCGAAGTAAGAATTCAAGGCCGAGGGCGATGA
- a CDS encoding LysE family transporter — MFELIEILTIGFAVGLSGALVPGPMLFATIDSSMKNGWTSGPKMVLGHAMLEFVICILIVLGMPSLVFEKEISIISLIGGAVLILFGISTIKNARKAALSKGGETNSVSASPVTAGFITSVSNPYFWVWWFAAGSAFVLKGLEISLLAAGLFIFGHWIADLSWFSIVSASFSKGKALMSSKTYEIVLLSCGVFLIFFGSGFALGVLI, encoded by the coding sequence ATGTTCGAACTTATAGAGATTCTTACCATAGGTTTTGCAGTTGGTCTTTCTGGCGCACTTGTACCTGGACCGATGTTATTTGCTACTATAGATAGTTCTATGAAGAATGGCTGGACCTCTGGGCCGAAGATGGTACTGGGTCATGCAATGCTCGAATTTGTCATTTGCATTCTCATCGTTCTTGGTATGCCTTCTCTCGTATTTGAGAAGGAAATATCTATAATATCTCTAATTGGAGGTGCAGTGCTCATCCTTTTTGGCATATCGACCATAAAAAATGCCCGCAAGGCAGCGCTATCAAAAGGTGGAGAAACAAACAGCGTTTCTGCAAGCCCTGTAACAGCAGGATTTATCACTTCTGTATCAAATCCTTATTTCTGGGTATGGTGGTTTGCAGCAGGCAGTGCGTTTGTGCTCAAAGGTCTTGAGATAAGCCTGCTGGCTGCCGGGTTATTTATATTCGGGCACTGGATAGCGGATCTTAGCTGGTTCAGTATAGTGTCTGCATCTTTTAGCAAGGGTAAGGCACTAATGTCTTCAAAGACCTATGAGATTGTGCTCCTTTCATGTGGAGTATTCCTCATTTTCTTTGGCTCAGGGTTTGCCCTGGGGGTGCTGATATGA